From one Humulus lupulus chromosome 8, drHumLupu1.1, whole genome shotgun sequence genomic stretch:
- the LOC133793892 gene encoding metalloendoproteinase 5-MMP-like has translation MAPQIPILGAILLLIVTLSSIDPTESKQPAFKFMNQLQGCHKGQKVSGIHQLKQYLERFGYLSNASYNHPNQYDLFDDVLESAVKSYQQFYHLQVTGTLNSETMKLMTMPRCGVPDIVKENHPHSHYHHNRKLIHAVSRYAFFNGNPRWAKSMLTYTFFSSVSVPAAQSLSSACARAFQKWANVSNFTFQEVAQSSKADIVIGFHVGDHGDGIPFDGPGGFTAHAFAPSIGLLHFDGDENWNTNPGPNQMDLESIALHEIGHVLGLQHDDTVPDAVMYSILNYGNVKRNLHPDDIAGIRALYGLQP, from the coding sequence ATGGCTCCCCAAATCCCAATATTGGGAGCAATTCTCCTACTCATAGTTACGCTCTCTTCCATAGACCCAACTGAATCAAAACAACCAGCCTTCAAATTCATGAACCAGTTACAGGGATGTCACAAGGGCCAAAAAGTGTCTGGGATTCACCAACTCAAGCAGTACCTAGAGAGATTCGGATACTTGAGTAATGCTAGTTATAACCACCCCAACCAGTACGATCTGTTTGACGACGTTTTGGAATCTGCCGTTAAGTCCTACCAACAATTCTACCACCTCCAAGTCACCGGAACCCTAAACTCGGAAACCATGAAACTAATGACTATGCCTCGATGTGGAGTTCCTGATATTGTCAAGGAAAACCACCCCCACAGCCATTATCACCACAACCGCAAGCTGATCCATGCCGTTTCTCGATACGCGTTTTTTAATGGAAACCCTCGTTGGGCAAAATCTATGCTCACTTATACATTTTTTTCAAGTGTTTCAGTCCCTGCCGCCCAGAGCTTATCGTCCGCCTGTGCCCGAGCTTTCCAGAAGTGGGCAAATGTGAGCAATTTTACTTTCCAAGAAGTTGCACAGAGCAGCAAAGCAGATATAGTGATCGGATTCCACGTTGGCGACCACGGCGATGGCATTCCCTTCGACGGGCCTGGGGGGTTTACAGCTCATGCATTTGCACCTTCCATAGGGCTTCTCCATTTTGATGGGGATGAGAATTGGAATACCAACCCGGGACCGAACCAGATGGATTTGGAATCGATTGCATTGCATGAGATCGGCCATGTCCTAGGGCTCCAACACGACGATACTGTTCCAGATGCAGTCATGTATTCGATATTAAACTATGGGAATGTGAAGAGGAATCTACATCCTGATGATATTGCAGGAATACGTGCCTTGTATGGTTTGCAACCATAA